The Bacteroidota bacterium DNA window CTGAGGGCGTAGTCCTGCTCGAACGCGAGGTCGTCCGCCGTGACGGCGAAGCCGAAGCTGTCGGTTGTGTTGCCCACCGCAGGCGGCAAGCCCCCCGGGATCAGGTCGCCGGGCACGAGCGTTTCCGGCGTCACGAACGAGTCGGCGCAGCCTACGTTCAGCGTGAGGGCAAACAGGGCGACAGTAAGAGCAGCGAGGCGAAGCATAGCGATACGGGCGTAGTGTTCGAGGGTGGCTCGCCCGCAGGATACGGCGCTAGGCCTCATTCTCCGCGCGCTCAGCCGGTGGGGTGTCGAAATAGGCCCTGACCTTGCTGGCTGCCGATGGACCGACCTCGTCGGCGAGGGCGTCCTCGGAGGCAGCCTGGACGCCTTTTACGCTGCCGAAGGTCGAGAGCAGCTTGCGCGCGGTCTTCGCGCCGATGCCGTCGATCTCGGTAAGCTCGGTGCGGAGCGTCTTGATCGCGCGCTGCTTGCGCTGGGCCGTCACGGCGAAGCGGTGCGCCTCGTCGCGGGCACGTTGGAGCAGGCGCAGGCTGCTCGACGTGCGCGGGATCATCACGGGGTCCGACAGCCCAGGCTTGTAGACCTCCTCCAGCCGCTTGGCGAGGCTCACGATGGCAAAGCGGCCGACGACCTCGGTGCGCTTCAGCGACTCCATCACCGAGCTGAGCTGCCCTTTGCCGCCGTCGATGATGACGAGGTCGGGCCAGGGGCCGTTTTCCTGCACCATGCGGTTGTAGCGCCGCTCCGTCGCCTCGCGCATGCTCTGGAAGTCGTCGGGCTTGCCGTCGGGGACCGAGCGGATCTTGTACGTGCGGTAGTCGGACTTCTTCGGCTTGCCGTCCTCGAAGACCACGCAACTCGCCACGGTGCCCGTGCCGCCGAGGTGCGAGATGTCGAAGCACTCGATGCGGCGGGGCGGCTTCTTGAGGCCGAGGTCGCGCTGGAGGGCGGTGACGCTGCGCGGGATGCGCTCCTCGCCGCGGGCGATCTTCTGCCGCTTCCACTCGCCGAGCAGCAGGTCGGCATTGGCCTCGACCATCCGCATGAGGCTCGCCTTCTCGCCGCGCGCCGGGGTCTTGAGGGGCACCTTCTTGCCGCGCCCCTCGCGCAACACGGCCTCGATGGGCTCGGGCGAGGCCACGTCGTGGGACAGGTAGGCCTCGTCGGGGAAGAACGTCGCGTCGGCGTAGTGCGCCTCCACGAAGCGCTGCATCAGCTCGGCGTCCTCGACGCCCTCGAAGCGGCGCAGGATCTTGTGCTGGCGGCCGATGATCTTGCCCTCGCGCACCTTGAAGAGCACGCCCACGGCTGCGTCGTCCTCGCGGTCGATGGCGAGCGCGAAGAGGTCACGGTCGACCTCCTCGGTGGTGACGACTTTCTGTTTCTCGGCGTACTTCTGGAGCGCCCGCATCCGGTCGCGCAGCTCGGCGGCGCGCTCGAAGTCCTTTGCCAAGGCGGCGGCCTGCATTTCGTCCTTGACGATGCCCACGAGCGCCTTCGTCTTGCCGTTCAGCAGTTGCCGGATTTGGTCGATGGCGGCGTCGTAGTCCTCCTCGGACTGGTAGCCTACGCAGGGGCCCTTGCAGTTCTGGATGTGGTACTCCAGGCACGGCTCGAACTTGCCGGCCTCGACGTTGCCCTTCGAGAGCCGCAGCGAGCACGTGCGCAGCTTGAAGAGGTCCTTGATCGTCTTGAGCATCAGCTTCAGCGCCTTGCCGTCGGTGTACGGGCCGAAGTACTCCGAGCCGTCCTTACGCACCGTCCGCGTGGGAAAGACGCGCGGGAAGCGCTCGCGCTTGATGCAGATGTAGGGGTAGGTCTTGTCGTCTTTGAGGTTGACGTTGTAGCGCGGCTGGTGGCGCTTGATGAGGTTGTTTTCGAGGATGAGCGCCTCGGCCTCGGTGTCGGTGACGATGACCTCGACATCGACGATTTTGGAGACGAGGATGCGCAGGCGCGCATCGCGGGGGCGCGACTCCTGGAAGTAGCTCCGGACGCGGTTGCGCAGGTTCTTGGCCTTGCCGACGTAGAGGATGGTGCCCCCGGCGTCTTTGTGCTGGTAGACGCCCGGCTGGGTGGGGAGGTGAGCGAGCTTCTCGGCGAGCGCGTCGGTCATGGAGGAAGAAGTGAGGTGGCTCCCCCCGCTTGACACGCCTGCGACGGCGGTCAAGCTGTCCCCCTCATCCCTGAGGGGGACAGTCCCGAGGAGCGGAGCGGGCGGCTCATCAGAGACGCACGCGGAGACGACGCAGGGACGGGGGGAGCGGCACGGTTACGAATCCACCTGTGTACGCTCGACCCTGTGACTGCGTTCAGTCAGAGGGGCACGGTGAAGGGGCATGACAAAGCACGGTGCACAAACGCAGCACGGTTGCGCTGCGGGAACGGTCCAGCGCACGCGCGGGGGCGCGGCGAGGTCTTGGCGCGAGAAGGCACCAACGCTTCTCTCGCTTCCCTCCTGTTTCCATGCGCTTGCTCGGTACCGCCGACCTCCGCCTCGCCGCCGCCCGCCTCGTGCTCCGCCTTGCCCTCCTCGTCGCCCTCGTCCTGACGCTCCCGGCGTGCGCGCAGCACGACTTCTTCGTGCTCGGCTACCACCCCTACTGGATGGGCGACGCCTACGAGCACGCGCGCCTCGACGCGATCGACGAGCTGCTCTACTTCGAGCTTGCCATTGAGGCGAACGGCACGTTTGCCAATACGCACGGCTGGGAGGACCGCGGCGTGCGCATGGTCGAGACGGCGCACCGCAGCGCCACC harbors:
- the uvrC gene encoding excinuclease ABC subunit UvrC, which gives rise to MTDALAEKLAHLPTQPGVYQHKDAGGTILYVGKAKNLRNRVRSYFQESRPRDARLRILVSKIVDVEVIVTDTEAEALILENNLIKRHQPRYNVNLKDDKTYPYICIKRERFPRVFPTRTVRKDGSEYFGPYTDGKALKLMLKTIKDLFKLRTCSLRLSKGNVEAGKFEPCLEYHIQNCKGPCVGYQSEEDYDAAIDQIRQLLNGKTKALVGIVKDEMQAAALAKDFERAAELRDRMRALQKYAEKQKVVTTEEVDRDLFALAIDREDDAAVGVLFKVREGKIIGRQHKILRRFEGVEDAELMQRFVEAHYADATFFPDEAYLSHDVASPEPIEAVLREGRGKKVPLKTPARGEKASLMRMVEANADLLLGEWKRQKIARGEERIPRSVTALQRDLGLKKPPRRIECFDISHLGGTGTVASCVVFEDGKPKKSDYRTYKIRSVPDGKPDDFQSMREATERRYNRMVQENGPWPDLVIIDGGKGQLSSVMESLKRTEVVGRFAIVSLAKRLEEVYKPGLSDPVMIPRTSSSLRLLQRARDEAHRFAVTAQRKQRAIKTLRTELTEIDGIGAKTARKLLSTFGSVKGVQAASEDALADEVGPSAASKVRAYFDTPPAERAENEA